A single genomic interval of Canis lupus dingo isolate Sandy chromosome 6, ASM325472v2, whole genome shotgun sequence harbors:
- the RNPC3 gene encoding RNA-binding region-containing protein 3 isoform X3, with protein sequence MAAPEQPLPPMSRGCQSSASLSPPRGDRTLLVRHLPAELTAEEKEDLLKYFGAQSVRVLSDKGRLKHTAFATFPNEKAAIKALTRLHQLKLLGHTLVVEFAKEQDRVHSPCPPSDPEKKKRSDDPVEDDKEKKELGCITIENGIAPNHGLTFPLNSCLKYMYPPPSSTILANIVNALASVPKFYVQVLHLMNKMNLPTPFGPITARPPMYEDYMPLHAPLPPASPQPPEEPPLPDEDEELSSKESEYESSDDEDRQRMTKLMELANLQPKRPKAIKQHHVRKKQKIKDMLKTPSSASHGSLHPVLLPSDVFDQPQPVGNKKIEFHISTDMPSAFKKDLEKEQNCEEQSYEMETLSVFRSYEPGEPNCRVYVKNLAKHVQEKDLKFIFGRYVDFSSETQRIMFDIRLMKEGRMKGQAFIGLPNEKAAAKALKEANGYVLFGKPMVVQFARSARPKQDSKEGKRKC encoded by the exons ATGGCGGCTCCCGAGCAGCCGCTACCGCCCATGTCCAGGGGATGCCAGAGCTCCGCCTCGCTCTCTCCGCCGCGGGGCGACCGGACCCTTCTAGTGAGGCACCTGCCGGCCGAGCTGACCGCCGAGGAGAAAGAGGACTTGCTTAAGTACTTCGGGGCTCAGTCGGTGCGCGTCCTGTCGGATAAGGGACGGCTG aaacataCAGCTTTTGCTACTTTCCCTAATGAAAAGGCAGCTATAAAG GCATTGACAAGACTACATCAGCTGAAACTTCTAGGTCATACTTTAGTTGTTGAATTTGCAAAAGAGCAAGATCGAGTTCATTCCCCATGTCCCCCTTCAGaccctgaaaaaaagaaaag ATCTGATGACCCTGTGGAAgatgataaagaaaagaaagaacttggtTGTATAACCATAGAAAATGGAATTGCACCAAACCATGG gctGACTTTTCCTCTGAATTCATGCCTCAAGTATATGTACCCACCACCTTCAAGCACAATCCTAGCAAACATAGTAAATGCTTTGGCAAGTGTGCCGAAGTTCTATGTACAG gTGCTTCAtcttatgaataaaatgaatttgcCCACACCATTTGGACCAATAACGGCACGACCTCCCATG TATGAAGACTATATGCCATTGCATGCACCTCTTCCACCTGCATCTCCTCAGCCACCAGAGGAACCACCTTTGCCAGATGAGGATGAGGAATTATCAAGTAAAGAATCAGAATATGAAAGCAGTGATGATGAAGACCGACAGAG AATGACCAAACTAATGGAATTAGCAAATCTTCAGCCCAAAAGACCAAAAGCAATAAAGCAGCACCAtgtgagaaaaaagcaaaaaataaaggatatgttGAAAACACCTTCATCTGCTTCACATGg CAGTTTACATCCAGTGCTGTTACCTTCGGATGTATTTGACCAACCACAGCCTGTAGGtaataagaaaattgaatttcataTATCTACTGACATGCCATCTGCATTTAAGaaagatctagaaaaagaacaaaattgtgaAGAACAAAGTTATG aaatggaaacactGTCAGTTTTCAGAAGTTATGAACCTGGTGAACCAAACTGTAGAGTTTATGTAAAGAATTTAGCTAAACATGTTCAAGAAAAG gaccttaaatttatttttgggagATATGTTGACTTTTCATCAGAAACACAACGGATAAT GTTTGATATACGTTTGATGAAAGAAGGTCGCATGAAAGGACAAGCTTTCATTGGACTTCCAAATGAAAAAGCAGCAGCAAAAGCCTTAAAGGAAGCTAATGGATATGTTCTTTTTGGAAAACCTATGGTGGTT
- the RNPC3 gene encoding RNA-binding region-containing protein 3 isoform X2, whose amino-acid sequence MAAPEQPLPPMSRGCQSSASLSPPRGDRTLLVRHLPAELTAEEKEDLLKYFGAQSVRVLSDKGRLKHTAFATFPNEKAAIKALTRLHQLKLLGHTLVVEFAKEQDRVHSPCPPSDPEKKKRSDDPVEDDKEKKELGCITIENGIAPNHGLTFPLNSCLKYMYPPPSSTILANIVNALASVPKFYVQVLHLMNKMNLPTPFGPITARPPMYEDYMPLHAPLPPASPQPPEEPPLPDEDEELSSKESEYESSDDEDRQRMTKLMELANLQPKRPKAIKQHHVRKKQKIKDMLKTPSSASHGLHPVLLPSDVFDQPQPVGNKKIEFHISTDMPSAFKKDLEKEQNCEEQSYDLPAPEGDAPNVGFGKIFPKPNLNITEEIKEDCDEMPSECISRRELEKGRISREEMETLSVFRSYEPGEPNCRVYVKNLAKHVQEKDLKFIFGRYVDFSSETQRIMFDIRLMKEGRMKGQAFIGLPNEKAAAKALKEANGYVLFGKPMVVQFARSARPKQDSKEGKRKC is encoded by the exons ATGGCGGCTCCCGAGCAGCCGCTACCGCCCATGTCCAGGGGATGCCAGAGCTCCGCCTCGCTCTCTCCGCCGCGGGGCGACCGGACCCTTCTAGTGAGGCACCTGCCGGCCGAGCTGACCGCCGAGGAGAAAGAGGACTTGCTTAAGTACTTCGGGGCTCAGTCGGTGCGCGTCCTGTCGGATAAGGGACGGCTG aaacataCAGCTTTTGCTACTTTCCCTAATGAAAAGGCAGCTATAAAG GCATTGACAAGACTACATCAGCTGAAACTTCTAGGTCATACTTTAGTTGTTGAATTTGCAAAAGAGCAAGATCGAGTTCATTCCCCATGTCCCCCTTCAGaccctgaaaaaaagaaaag ATCTGATGACCCTGTGGAAgatgataaagaaaagaaagaacttggtTGTATAACCATAGAAAATGGAATTGCACCAAACCATGG gctGACTTTTCCTCTGAATTCATGCCTCAAGTATATGTACCCACCACCTTCAAGCACAATCCTAGCAAACATAGTAAATGCTTTGGCAAGTGTGCCGAAGTTCTATGTACAG gTGCTTCAtcttatgaataaaatgaatttgcCCACACCATTTGGACCAATAACGGCACGACCTCCCATG TATGAAGACTATATGCCATTGCATGCACCTCTTCCACCTGCATCTCCTCAGCCACCAGAGGAACCACCTTTGCCAGATGAGGATGAGGAATTATCAAGTAAAGAATCAGAATATGAAAGCAGTGATGATGAAGACCGACAGAG AATGACCAAACTAATGGAATTAGCAAATCTTCAGCCCAAAAGACCAAAAGCAATAAAGCAGCACCAtgtgagaaaaaagcaaaaaataaaggatatgttGAAAACACCTTCATCTGCTTCACATGg TTTACATCCAGTGCTGTTACCTTCGGATGTATTTGACCAACCACAGCCTGTAGGtaataagaaaattgaatttcataTATCTACTGACATGCCATCTGCATTTAAGaaagatctagaaaaagaacaaaattgtgaAGAACAAAGTTATG ATTTGCCTGCTCCTGAAGGTGATGCCCCCAATGTAGGATTTGGAAAAATCTTCCCCAAACCTAATTTGAACATCACAGAAGAGATTAAAGAGGACTGTGATGAAATGCCATCAGAATGTATTTCTAGAAGGGAGTTGGAAAAAGGCAGAATTTCTAGAGAAG aaatggaaacactGTCAGTTTTCAGAAGTTATGAACCTGGTGAACCAAACTGTAGAGTTTATGTAAAGAATTTAGCTAAACATGTTCAAGAAAAG gaccttaaatttatttttgggagATATGTTGACTTTTCATCAGAAACACAACGGATAAT GTTTGATATACGTTTGATGAAAGAAGGTCGCATGAAAGGACAAGCTTTCATTGGACTTCCAAATGAAAAAGCAGCAGCAAAAGCCTTAAAGGAAGCTAATGGATATGTTCTTTTTGGAAAACCTATGGTGGTT
- the RNPC3 gene encoding RNA-binding region-containing protein 3 isoform X1, whose product MAAPEQPLPPMSRGCQSSASLSPPRGDRTLLVRHLPAELTAEEKEDLLKYFGAQSVRVLSDKGRLKHTAFATFPNEKAAIKALTRLHQLKLLGHTLVVEFAKEQDRVHSPCPPSDPEKKKRSDDPVEDDKEKKELGCITIENGIAPNHGLTFPLNSCLKYMYPPPSSTILANIVNALASVPKFYVQVLHLMNKMNLPTPFGPITARPPMYEDYMPLHAPLPPASPQPPEEPPLPDEDEELSSKESEYESSDDEDRQRMTKLMELANLQPKRPKAIKQHHVRKKQKIKDMLKTPSSASHGSLHPVLLPSDVFDQPQPVGNKKIEFHISTDMPSAFKKDLEKEQNCEEQSYDLPAPEGDAPNVGFGKIFPKPNLNITEEIKEDCDEMPSECISRRELEKGRISREEMETLSVFRSYEPGEPNCRVYVKNLAKHVQEKDLKFIFGRYVDFSSETQRIMFDIRLMKEGRMKGQAFIGLPNEKAAAKALKEANGYVLFGKPMVVQFARSARPKQDSKEGKRKC is encoded by the exons ATGGCGGCTCCCGAGCAGCCGCTACCGCCCATGTCCAGGGGATGCCAGAGCTCCGCCTCGCTCTCTCCGCCGCGGGGCGACCGGACCCTTCTAGTGAGGCACCTGCCGGCCGAGCTGACCGCCGAGGAGAAAGAGGACTTGCTTAAGTACTTCGGGGCTCAGTCGGTGCGCGTCCTGTCGGATAAGGGACGGCTG aaacataCAGCTTTTGCTACTTTCCCTAATGAAAAGGCAGCTATAAAG GCATTGACAAGACTACATCAGCTGAAACTTCTAGGTCATACTTTAGTTGTTGAATTTGCAAAAGAGCAAGATCGAGTTCATTCCCCATGTCCCCCTTCAGaccctgaaaaaaagaaaag ATCTGATGACCCTGTGGAAgatgataaagaaaagaaagaacttggtTGTATAACCATAGAAAATGGAATTGCACCAAACCATGG gctGACTTTTCCTCTGAATTCATGCCTCAAGTATATGTACCCACCACCTTCAAGCACAATCCTAGCAAACATAGTAAATGCTTTGGCAAGTGTGCCGAAGTTCTATGTACAG gTGCTTCAtcttatgaataaaatgaatttgcCCACACCATTTGGACCAATAACGGCACGACCTCCCATG TATGAAGACTATATGCCATTGCATGCACCTCTTCCACCTGCATCTCCTCAGCCACCAGAGGAACCACCTTTGCCAGATGAGGATGAGGAATTATCAAGTAAAGAATCAGAATATGAAAGCAGTGATGATGAAGACCGACAGAG AATGACCAAACTAATGGAATTAGCAAATCTTCAGCCCAAAAGACCAAAAGCAATAAAGCAGCACCAtgtgagaaaaaagcaaaaaataaaggatatgttGAAAACACCTTCATCTGCTTCACATGg CAGTTTACATCCAGTGCTGTTACCTTCGGATGTATTTGACCAACCACAGCCTGTAGGtaataagaaaattgaatttcataTATCTACTGACATGCCATCTGCATTTAAGaaagatctagaaaaagaacaaaattgtgaAGAACAAAGTTATG ATTTGCCTGCTCCTGAAGGTGATGCCCCCAATGTAGGATTTGGAAAAATCTTCCCCAAACCTAATTTGAACATCACAGAAGAGATTAAAGAGGACTGTGATGAAATGCCATCAGAATGTATTTCTAGAAGGGAGTTGGAAAAAGGCAGAATTTCTAGAGAAG aaatggaaacactGTCAGTTTTCAGAAGTTATGAACCTGGTGAACCAAACTGTAGAGTTTATGTAAAGAATTTAGCTAAACATGTTCAAGAAAAG gaccttaaatttatttttgggagATATGTTGACTTTTCATCAGAAACACAACGGATAAT GTTTGATATACGTTTGATGAAAGAAGGTCGCATGAAAGGACAAGCTTTCATTGGACTTCCAAATGAAAAAGCAGCAGCAAAAGCCTTAAAGGAAGCTAATGGATATGTTCTTTTTGGAAAACCTATGGTGGTT